The Periplaneta americana isolate PAMFEO1 chromosome 16, P.americana_PAMFEO1_priV1, whole genome shotgun sequence genome segment aatgttgcattcaaccagactaacacatcttggaggaggcacaataaaaacagttataaCGCAAAATtataagacaccatataaacttttttaaaattataaatgaaaatatattattcattgcactttatatatgTATAGGGTActattcatgatttgaaactttcgaggatatttgaaagCTAAAGTCGGtttgtataaaacaaagaggaagtagttctatgttAGTATCGTAGATCATTTTGGccactgaaattcacttccattcattgtctactagacaggacaacatccaagttgtcagttttgtacaaatatatttgaaactgaatggaagtgaaaacgtattatattttggacaattatttaggaaactcagtttacaagaacacattattgctatacaaaccctaacactatctggtcttacatgtatgcatgtagtcTAATTTATAGCaagtttcattcaagaaggtgtcattttgtgcagttaatttctttcctcctcttaagaaatatgcgggAGCTGCTACtggtatttaataatttatagaaACATAACCTTTTTAATTACATCTTCCTAACCTGAATACCAGTTACTTATTCTTAATGTAGTACCTTctaaattttaatacaaataaactGAGTGTTAATTAGCCTTTATGCTTTAAGGCTAAAGTATTTTTTGCCCATACTGTGCTTTGATATGGTAGTAGCTTAATGTCTATATGATCTGAGACAGTGCTTATAGATTTCTCTCTCTGTTACAAATTCTTCGTATTTTCTAGTTAAATGTTGCAACTGTCCCTTATTTACATTCTGAAATCCTGGCAACTCTATTCCTCATACATATATTTACGTGAAGGTGGGGGAAGAACCGTTAAgtactgtcattaatttcagagggttattccttgagaaattttaaacaaaaaagtttaatacaattttgctcgtttttgcttacttttcgagataaaaattgttttatatgaaacatttcagtgTCTTTTGGGAAACCTACTGAATTAACTCCCAATATgcacagtcaatttaagagagcagtgtattatgataataaatatccattgctatggagtaatggtcagcacgtctagcTATAAAACGAGCgggctgggttcaaatcctggttggggtttttcctcaaccaattgaagcagaattgctgggtaattttcggcgttggacctcggactcatttcgccatcatatcataataataataataatcatcatcatcatcatcatcatcatcatcatcatcatcatcatcatcatcatcatcatcatcatcatccatacaataccgtgggttaagttcacagtgcggcATAATGTACTtgtgtacaagagcgcggccgttcagcTACCgcatcattcacaagaatagtagtggtaagcacaataagcctcaggctatagtgtaaaccttcgggtccctcctccgtagaagggagaaagaaagaagataataaatgattgaaagaattttagttttgtcttttaaacgtgcagaaatttgatctgagcaaatgtaacattttgaaattcttttcagaacgaaaagttacatttgtttagatcaaatttctgcacatttaaggactaaactaaaattatttcaatcatttattatcataatacactgctctcttaaattgattgagcatattgggaattcattcagtagctttcccaaaatacgctgtgaaatgtttcgtataaaatttTTTTTCCCCCGAAAAGGAAgctaaaacgagcaaaattgtattaaacttttatgtttgaaatatctcaataaCTCCTTCAAATTAATGaccttacttacggttcactatgtatgtatgtatgtatgtgtgtgtgtcattTGGGAGTATGTTACACAGCAATTAATTGTAATCTTGACTAAATTTATAATATCTGCAGGGGCAAATACCAAGATTAAACAGTTTATAGCTCCCTCACATTGAATGAAAGCATAGACAGAAATGACAAAGATCAATTTGGCATCTTCATGAGAGTGTTAATGAGGATTTTTCTGTGTCtgaatatctattttttttaaatgattatttaaacatattaGCACACCATTGTCGCATTTCCCCTCGGCGTTGTGACAACTGGTAAGTTAAGAGtgcctctttcttcttcttcttcctctccaAACAGGTCACTTTCTGTGATGAGCAGGTAGAATTTTATGCACTAATCATGATGCTCTGTTTGGAGACCACAGGTATACATGTTAAAATACGAGAAATAAGAACTTTTCTGACGGTTGAttactttaaaaacaatttattttactaTCAAAGGAAATAAGACTGTATAATATTTACTCTGCCCTTACAAAATGATTACTGTATGTGAAGATGCAACTTAGAGATCTATAGGGAGATTCATTGACTATTAGgaatgatagaggagacaataattatgaacaactaaccttctTATAGGAACTTATGTTCGGAAACGTTGTTTGGTAATTACAAACCTACATATGTTAGTCAGTGTAACTGGCTAGAATCGTATTCAAGgacatccttttgaagttttgttGCAGACGACTGTTACTGCAAACGTTGGTGACTTCTCATAAACATGGTTggcatcgtaaattatattttgactcaATACACCTTGCAACTTtctgatatgcatttcatttatgaaaTAGCAAAAGGTAATGGAAggaaagttgcaaggtttaatccgttaaaatatcatttaccatgtttatgagaaatcaccaacgtttgcaggaacaggtcgtctgcaaccaaacttcaaaagaatggtcttgagttcgattctagctggttacactgACTATCATATCTAGGTTTGTAATTACCAAATGGAATGTTTCCGGACATaagttcctatatgaaagttgttcataattgccTCCTCTGtcatccctaagagtttgtaacatagtcactgaatcaccctgtgtacaattatttcaaatgacatttcttacattaaatttgGGCCTGTACTGTAcataagtattaaataataaaatatatacataaacgaGATTTAGACATAAATGCATTAAATCATTCCCACGTACACAGGCACAGGTAGATACACAAACATCTGACAGCATATTGCATGTAACTTGTACATGTATAAAGTTGTCAAATTAATTATACAACatacaatatagcctaattattccttaacaatttattttgtgttatattataaaaaaatctaaCAAAACAATGCATTTTGTACTAACACTTGCTCAACTTTTTTTAACTCAAACGGATTTGAAAATGCCATCCTGATATTTCAGCATGAATAAGTCAGTAACACAAACTATCTTAGAAAAacatttgattttttctgtcacAGATCTCCTCAGACACACAAGTCCGTAGTTAGTGCCTGATGTTATATGTATGGTTATTATTGTGCCTGACCTGTTAATTTTATGAATACCTGAACAGATACTTGACACATCATTATATACAATTCACAAACAATTTTAAGTAGTTCTAAAATTAAACAAGATGCAGGAAAATGTATTTGATAGAATTAAACCAGATCAAAATCTGGTAAAACGCAGTTACTTTTGTATTAAATACAGCACCATTCAATTTCAGTCACAGTGCAGTACCTAAGATTGAACGAATTTCCATACAAACTAACCATAAAAAATCACTAAAAAAAGTCACTTAAAACTATAGATACTCAATATTCTTTCTGATAAAGCCGCAAGATAACTGCTTCCATTCACTTGTACTGAACACAAGTCTGTCACCGGCTGGGATACAGGCACATTAAAAACTTGCTGACCTGAAGACAGGCTCCATAATGCCACTGATTTCAAGCTCTCTTGATGAGCGGCAACTAATGTATCTCCTGCAACAGTCATCTGACAAGGACGTGATAACAGTTTCTGACTTGTACTTCCTTGGAATGTATGAACAGGATTACAAATAAGATGTGCATCTTGGCCTGCAGTAGTTTGTGGCAAGTGACATACGATATGTCGTACATGTGGAAACCGGCCACTGGGACGTGTGGATATCAACACGTGGCCAGACTCTTGATCGTAACACAAAGATATGAACGGTCCATCGAAAGGAAGCTGTGATCCAGCATAACATGCTTCAGTCCGTTCATAAGCCCAACATGAGTTAAGCCTACAAGCTAGAATTCCTCCTCTTGCTAAAGTTCGTCCTGGACAAGACTGTACTGCAGCTAAAGATGTAACTGGAGATGAATCAGCTGTTGAGGTTAATCTACCGACAGGTTCATTTGGGAATCTGACATCATACTGCAAGATTAGGCCGTTACTTGTAccagcaaaaaacaaatttgtattaTCAGCATCCCAACAGCAACTCCAAAGTGGATTATCTGCAGTGTATGTCTGAACAACTGTATTATTAGCCACATTGAATAACTTGGCACATCTATCCAGTGACACACTGAGTAATATGTCATTGCGCTGCGGATGGAAGGCCATGTCTCTGATTGGTTTAGGATGCAAGAAAACGAATTGGATTGGACGGAATTCCAATGTGTCGATTTTCTTTATACCATAACCAGAAAATAAGTTGTTAGCTGAACGCTGAGAAACAACTAAAAGATTTAACCACGTGTTATATGCTAATACACGACATTCGCCTTCTTTACATATTTCGACATTCCGGTGTACAGACAACTGTCTCTGTGATGCAGTTCTTCCAGTCTGCACATCTTCTCCAGTACTGGCGGCCTGTATTCTTTGGAGCCGAGCTACCTTGTTTCGCAATTCGGTTATCTGCTGTTGATGCAACTGTTGATTCAGATTCGATCTCGCCAATTCTAATTCCAGACGATTTTTTTCCCTTTGAACACTTTCCAATTCTTCTCGTAGTCTGTCCCTTTCTGTAGTGTCCAGAACCTGCAACTTGCGGGCATAATGCACACGGATATCCTTTGTGTTTGCTTTTTTATTGCACTGTGGGCATCGCCTCTGCCCTGCTGCACAGCCTATCTGTAACCACCGCATGATGCAGCTATGACCAAAAAAATGGCCACAGCGAAGTGAAGCCAGGCGATGATTCCCAGAGTTACTCCATATATCCATGCAAATTGGACATGATCttccatcatcaccatcatcttcatcgtcaGAATTTCTTCCACGTTTTGATCCATcacctattaaataaaagtacgaGATTAAGGTTCATATGTCAATTTAATTACAATGCAGTTTTTATGCTGTTATAAAATATGAAaggtattatttttatacatcttgattacacaacttttaacactaacttcggaatgtgtattatatgtctttctcgtgttaaattctatcgtacttgGTTAACATGTAtcggccttcttcagaactgattgttgctggtcttggcgccttttgttttgtttcctgtggggggcgtgtttgtgtagtgtaatgtggagtcaaagattgtgtgtgttctaaatttgagttgtgtgttgagaatttcatttggatgtctttttgtgtgtctgtatatttcgtattgttctagtgtgtttagtttctggctttttggttggatgtgtaaaatttccatgtctgtgttgatgtctttgtaggtgtggttagcatttgtgatgtgttctgcatatgtggatgtgttttgtaattttgttatggctgtgatgtgttttttgtaacgtgtttgaaatgatctgcctgtctgtcctatgtagaagttgttgcgggtgttacatttgagtttgtatacgcctgtgtggttgtatttgtttgtttgtgtgttgagatgtttttgtagagtattatttgttctgtatgcgatgttgtaatttaatttcttgaatgagattgcaatcttgtgtgtgtttttgtttccgtatgttagtgtgatgtattttttgtgttcttgtgtttgtgttgtattcttatgtgtTTTGTGATTATGTCTTGTCTTTCGCATTATGTTGGAGTTGtatctgttttcttgtgctatgtatttgattgtgtttagctgttctttgtaatcatgttggttcattggtatgttgagtagtctatgTACCATTGTTTggaatatacagaaaaacaaaaacacatccaaatgaaattcccaacacacaactcaatttcagaacacacacactctttgactccacattacactacacaaacacacccccacaggaaacaaaacaaaaggtgccaagaccagcaaaaatcagttctgaagaaggccgatacaaggtcgaaacatgttaaccagatacGACAGAACAGCAACAGAAATACTTCCACTGCGTTGTGTTGATGTTACAtattctgcctgtctgtcctatgtagaagtttttgcaggtgtcacatttgagtttgtatacgcctgtgtggttgtatttgtttgtttgtgttgtttgtgtgttgagatgtttttgtagagtattatttgttctgtatgcgatgttgtaatttaatttcttgaatgaggttgcaatcttgtgtgtgtttttgttttcgtatgttagtgtgatgtattttttgtgttcttgtgtttgtgttgtattcttatgttttttgtgattatgttttgtctttcgtattatgttgggtTATtctgcaagaggtcaaatgactttattgtcaaacgcctggcattagaaaacaacaaacaacaacatattctggCTGGAACCTTGTGGTCCCAATAGGACGAAATAGGACAAAATACCTGAATATGCCATGACTGGTGTTTGAGAAAAACAATTACATTTTCCcatggatattcataatattcttgtcaAAATGCGATGTGATCTATTCTATGTTCATGATCCAACATGGTATTTATATGTGCAGAGAAGATGAAAAAATTTTTctggaatattatataatactcaagagaaataaacaacatgttttaaacatttcggtgcaaaatagactcaatgttttatttctgttggtTACAAATACTGTTATTGCTCTAAAAGGTTGTCTTTGGTTCGATTAGCTAGTTATATACCTGCAACTCAGAATTAAAATACCTCCCTTCTCAGGACGACATATGGAGTGGGGTATGTAGacatattgccaacataatatcTCACGAAGTTCAGTTCTACGTTATTTCATAAGATAAAAGTTTTGCCAACCAGTGCACCAcgaaatttcagaaaaataagtttctcacagttcagctttagagcagttccgtacatcaacgtgaaaacagaattctacagaagtgacgaatttatcaggtttgttATCAAGGTACCTGGTTTTATGACagccatatttaaacatatttacatatcTAGGAGATGAAAGCTGATTATGTGTTAAAGACTACAATTTTATCGCAACTTTCAgcgtaattttctaattaatggtTTGGCAATAGTGCACTGCTGGCTCACGTACAAAAGCAAACATGTACActgtctgaatagcagcattccatgCCTTAGTTACTccagcagggttgccagacttcctaatggcaggaaataatgatatatgttaatttttaatttaatttgcaagaaaacagtccattttacttaaaaattacaaagagataaatcattccttatcaggatttctatgttaagaataaaaatcATAATCATACTTTCTGAATAAAACAGTGTTGACATtgaagagaaaattattttttctgagacTAATATGGCATAAGAAAATTTTTTGTCGtattctatccaaggaataagctctTAAAATCTACACTattataatattttcactcttataAGCAAAATGGTGCATGTAAGAACACTGggtataaagttattttttgttgAAACAACATTTCATCTCAACAACTTACTTTTTACCGTCTTCTGAGATTCTAATGGTGatgatttgaacaattttgaaTTCTCATCTACAACTGCAACATTATGTGAAGATGACACATGAGAAACTGAAGACGCCACCTGAAATGAAGTATTATACGAGATTAATATGGTAGTAAGTGTATTACCAATTAGCTACTTAACAGAAATATATGcatttttgttctaaaataaataatatataaataataaagtacaaGTGGGTCCAGTCACTGAAGAATGATGATGGCATACAAAATGTAAAGCAAAGAACACGTGAAGACATATGTATGCACGcacacaatgaaaaaaaaaagtgtgtaacctcTATGTGTGGCAAAGTGAAGCTTCTTGAGtgtaaaagtgtttttttttttttaagttcttgcAATGAAAAACGATAAATTAGGGTTACATTTAACACATGACaatcttcataatttaaaaatgaaacaattggtCTAACGAAATAAGATATGCCCAGGTGCCAAATATTAAGAATTTCCCGCCACTGTTATGGCATCATGGCCTAAGAGGAAATTATTATGGAAAAGTAAAATTATCATGGCAAAAAATAGTATATATTccgaaaagagaaagaaaaaaaatatacacctTTTTCcatacaatcatgaacacaccccatcacaacaggaaaccagaagattgCATgggacacagtctagtatatacagtcacgaagctcaatacgtagtatgcatccatagatagttgctaaccactaggatcgctactatcgcctcattacagacaatgcgaaatagtacctgcacagtctgttgttcctagcaccctcacaaacccaagcttcgtgagtgtatatactagactgtagcaTGGGACCTCACTAGGCTTCAGACAATGACGGACACCACATtgaaactagtcagtcaggtaagttttataatattaacacagtaaaaaagTTATAATGTTAATCATTGATTaatcaagtgttaaaagagtgtatcctcaatgtaggaaaaaaatgtgtaaagaaatTTCTAATTGAGACTAAATTTCTAAAGCATTCAGAAGTTGTAGATATTTTTACACAGAATATTGTTTCCTGTTCAACGCTTGAATATTCACTCCAAAATTTGGTTAATGAAGGTGAACATCACAGACTTGAAGAAGAATTTGCAACTTATCAATGCGACACTTTTCCtgattacattataaataatggttCTAGAATAGATGCAAATAGGGCCAACATTACAGATTTTAGAAATGCGAAATGGGTTTTCTATAGCACAACACACTCATGGTTTTTATGACGAAAAAAGTAGAAGAATGGTCTAATTTTTAGAGGGAAGGTAGTtttgaatgtgaagaattcatattgggcgtcagttgacttgaaaacatattagaaaataactaaaaactgaaaagaaaagatagatGTACGTAACCTAAAAGTGACTGTTTAACACGTGAAATAGAGATAGAACATTTCAAAATGAACAGGAAACGCATGTTTCACTTCATTCAATACAGTGCCTTTCGCTTTCGAGTTGCCTGTTGCAGTCAGCCGCAGTGCCGGGAGCTCGGTTACCAACGGTTGCACTGCAGTCGACTGCAACAAGTGACTCGACAGTGAAaggcatgtaggcctatatgcaagaTATACCAAAAGTCTAAATAACCtcacctatacttgtttttttgaaagatgggacatgacaggagcgttgcgatcggaaaaacaactgaatgtcacatagcatggtaggcctgttgctatggtaacaacggttgagttgccaaacttacagtttccatatggcgagtgcttaatagctctcttcgctacatttattgtgcacacaatgttagcattggcacgtttcgtctttgattctctgtcgatttttgtattgttttcataCCTTCgcatcaattgtcaatgaatgttttaacgtcagccatcttaacgacaattgctagctaccATCAGATGGCAGCGTGGTagttcatattggcaacatggcactgtagttccaagcttggccgcttaactgtcatgtcccatctttcaaaaaaacaagtatagcctGTCACAGATTAGTATTATGCAAGGCATACTAAAAGCcagaactaacctaacctgtcacagatttgtacATGCAAAGCATACAGAAAGTCTAaaaactaacttaacctaactaacttgtcacagattcctgCAATGTAGAACTTGGAAAAATGCAACTTGGAAGTTTCAATGTCACGTGCTATAGAAAAGCCAGTGAAGTTGTTTGCATGTACCTCACAGTGACTCTCCTAAGGAAAGAGTTTTCTATCATGTGAACCAGACCTAGAAAGCTCTCCCAATGAACACCAAAAACAATCCAGTACACATGGTACCATTCTTAATTTTTAGTACCCAAATGACCAACATCCAATGTCTAGTTATGAAGAATGATGAAGTGAATAAGAGCACTTCAACAATACCTTCACAACTACTTCAAACTGATTGTTATGTAACTTACATTTACATGTTTAGTTATCTTTAAAAGTGTAACTCATGTCTGCTAGTGATGATAAattattgcaatataaaatatacagtatatagtaccAAAATATCCCTATATGTTTAGAATAAGCAACGACTTCTATTTCAAATTTTGGGAAAAACGTAATACAGCGAACGCAAAGCACCGCCCacgtcccctttccacttttcctctacaagctcaccacacaccctagcgggaaagagtggaaataggggtttagggtggggtgacagtgtagaaaagtggaacaaaaagagtaacgacatctacgaagcaaaagaggaacttcgtcctgtcactctctctctctccttccctGTTCCTTGCttaatgtctctctctctctttctctcttttttttttcttacgacttCGCAGGAGGGGAGATTTGATCCGAGAAAGTTCGTAACTAAACCTAAACGCACGCTTTTTGTTCACGCTTTAGACCGCTTGGCTACCGAGGCAAGTTGGGGGTAgaacggaaaatgaatctatttatgtttaagggaactgccataacgtattgtagaAGGGGACAATGACTGAATAGCGTGGATAGAAACTGGTGGGCTTGTGAATGTCGCTTGGTAGAGGTTGACTACGGGGGTGGCTTCATTATGTCCGTGTCCAACTTCGTGTACAGACGTAACCACGTGTAGTGATGATccgtaccgaagacgtgtactcattacgagtgtccaacctgtgggaaaaaaaagactattgtgttacttcgaggacgTGCAAAGTTAACAGGTCAGGGCATCCCCAGGTGAGcgttgtttaatgaaaaccacattacattgtgttgtgttgtgttgtgtcagtacatgttgtggacagttgtctaatgcgtattgcattgtggttgtggacagttgtctaatgcatattgcattgtggttgtggaccgttgtctaatgcgtattacattgtagtaggcagtgatccatcgaagagggacagatagtagagagagacagtagagagagagagagagagagcatgcgagcgaggtgccgaggggcatgggtggggataacttcccctactggcgttcgccgtaataCGTTTTTGCCCAAATTTTTTTCAAGacaattattaacatattttctaTAGTCTATGTGTTTCAAGTTTATCATATATGGGGTCAGCTTCATAAGCGACAGTATAGTGGGGCATAAAGTGGTGTACAAAAATATCACGTCATGctgatgttttataaatttatacaaattaatagcaatttattattattttttgttgtccCTAAACACGTAATttctaattacattttattttgataagAGGTCAAGGATAGGGGCTATTCCGTTTTACAAAACCTTTTATTTTGGTCCACAGGTCTTGGGTATATTACACTCAGTACACCGAATCATTTAGGCCTAAATATACTAGCTAGGCTTATGTAGAATGAGTTCTGTGGGATgatgaaatgttgttgttttctaatgccaggcgtttgacaataaagtcatttgacctcttgcactccaatatttttcaaagatattatcatggccagccactgaagcacagattttgaggtgttccgaatccatttcttggtttgagttgcacaatgggcagttaggggactgatatattccaattctatgcaggccaaacaatcatggtctgttgccaatctaaatgcagctacagacgattttcgtgataaatcgggaattaactgtggattatgatgcagagagttccattttttcccttgtgattgtgttatcaaattttgtttgctgaagtctaagtatgtagatttaataaatcttttcacagagtaatacgtagatttagtaacaggtctgtaagtagcagtgctgcccttctttgctaatacatccgcattctcgtttcccaggattccacagtgagatggtatccattggaatacaattcttttattgagtgatattaattgagggagcattttagttatttctgctgtttgagatgaaggtgtgtgtttagagactattgatggaatagctgctttggagtctgataatataactgcattcttaaatttattgatgtggcgtagaagattcctgagactttcacttattgcaacgatttctccatcaaaacttgttgttccatatccaagagatctataaagtgagaagagacagcacataacacctgcaccggcaccttgttccctggagatcaaggatccgtcggtgtataaatgaa includes the following:
- the LOC138691014 gene encoding E3 ubiquitin-protein ligase rfwd3.L-like produces the protein METGDANYESDAGTEAEADEENVIDGEEEPVQSVEVEAVAQSANAQVASSVSHVSSSHNVAVVDENSKLFKSSPLESQKTVKSDGSKRGRNSDDEDDGDDGRSCPICMDIWSNSGNHRLASLRCGHFFGHSCIMRWLQIGCAAGQRRCPQCNKKANTKDIRVHYARKLQVLDTTERDRLREELESVQREKNRLELELARSNLNQQLHQQQITELRNKVARLQRIQAASTGEDVQTGRTASQRQLSVHRNVEICKEGECRVLAYNTWLNLLVVSQRSANNLFSGYGIKKIDTLEFRPIQFVFLHPKPIRDMAFHPQRNDILLSVSLDRCAKLFNVANNTVVQTYTADNPLWSCCWDADNTNLFFAGTSNGLILQYDVRFPNEPVGRLTSTADSSPVTSLAAVQSCPGRTLARGGILACRLNSCWAYERTEACYAGSQLPFDGPFISLCYDQESGHVLISTRPSGRFPHVRHIVCHLPQTTAGQDAHLICNPVHTFQGSTSQKLLSRPCQMTVAGDTLVAAHQESLKSVALWSLSSGQQVFNVPVSQPVTDLCSVQVNGSSYLAALSERILSIYSFK